The following proteins are co-located in the Candidatus Methylacidithermus pantelleriae genome:
- a CDS encoding SDR family oxidoreductase, whose protein sequence is MDPRRKERIFVLGGGYVGKELAARLTSLGYEVTVGVFSETSRRVLEGHGFSVVHGDAAEGSFWLKLNGAYDAVFHCASSQRGGPEAYRRIFLLATRWAQEVLPSSRLILFSSTSVYGQTDGSWVTEESPVCPQTETGQILEEAEKMVLAGNGVVLRVAGIYGPGRTVLLTRLLESPAEIPGDPQRYVNQVHREDVVSAALLALKLDPSIYNVVDDQPVRLREYYHWLCEQLGIPQPIFRPDNRPSKRGRTHKRVSNAKLKALGWELRYPSFREGLEPELVMARDRIQNTMSKENSNAGNN, encoded by the coding sequence ATGGATCCCAGAAGGAAAGAAAGGATTTTCGTTCTGGGAGGAGGGTATGTGGGAAAAGAGCTCGCCGCGCGGCTCACATCCCTTGGTTATGAGGTTACCGTCGGTGTTTTTTCTGAAACAAGCCGGCGGGTTCTGGAAGGCCATGGATTTTCGGTGGTGCACGGCGATGCCGCTGAGGGTTCTTTTTGGTTGAAGCTCAACGGGGCTTACGATGCGGTTTTCCACTGCGCTTCCAGCCAGCGGGGCGGACCAGAGGCTTACCGGAGGATTTTTTTGCTGGCCACCCGGTGGGCACAGGAAGTCCTTCCGAGTTCTCGCCTGATCCTTTTTTCATCAACCTCCGTATACGGACAAACCGACGGGAGTTGGGTCACGGAAGAGTCCCCCGTCTGTCCCCAGACTGAGACAGGCCAGATCCTTGAGGAAGCAGAAAAAATGGTCCTTGCAGGAAATGGAGTCGTATTGAGAGTTGCTGGTATCTACGGTCCAGGTCGGACCGTCCTTTTAACAAGGCTCCTTGAGTCGCCTGCAGAGATTCCTGGAGATCCCCAGCGCTACGTGAACCAGGTCCATCGAGAGGACGTTGTCAGCGCCGCTCTTTTAGCACTTAAGCTAGACCCGAGTATCTATAACGTGGTGGATGATCAACCGGTCCGGCTTCGGGAGTATTACCACTGGCTCTGCGAGCAACTAGGAATTCCCCAGCCGATTTTTCGACCCGACAACCGGCCAAGCAAACGAGGAAGAACGCATAAGCGGGTCTCCAATGCAAAACTCAAGGCCCTCGGATGGGAGCTCCGCTACCCAAGCTTTCGGGAAGGCTTGGAACCCGAACTTGTCATGGCCAGGGACCGTATCCAGAACACCATGTCCAAGGAAAACTCAAACGCGGGAAATAATTAG
- a CDS encoding bifunctional 5,10-methylenetetrahydrofolate dehydrogenase/5,10-methenyltetrahydrofolate cyclohydrolase produces the protein MSQALLLEGRPAADAIHRKTAERVKRLRERGIVPKIVFIRVGEDPASIVYVRMKERKAEELGIGSDTVVLSDTAPQEELLSLLKVLGKDPMVHGILIQAPLPSDMDAIQIVRALPPEKDVDGFHPINMGKLLLGDPSGFRPCTPAGIIELLSFYQVDTCGADVVILGRGNIVGKPLAALLMQKGPKANATVTVVHSSSRDIPEHTRRADIVVCALGKPAFLRGDMIKPGAVVVDVGVSRVIDPTNPRGYRLIGDVDVESVSQVAGKLTPNPGGVGPMTIAMLLANTVDAAERLTFNAS, from the coding sequence TTGAGCCAAGCTCTTCTTTTAGAGGGTCGACCTGCAGCTGATGCGATTCACCGGAAGACGGCGGAACGTGTCAAACGCCTCCGGGAAAGGGGAATCGTTCCAAAAATTGTGTTTATTCGGGTTGGCGAAGATCCGGCATCGATCGTCTACGTCAGGATGAAAGAACGCAAAGCCGAAGAACTTGGAATTGGCTCGGACACAGTTGTTCTGTCGGATACCGCCCCCCAAGAGGAGCTCCTTTCCTTGCTCAAAGTGCTCGGTAAAGATCCCATGGTGCACGGTATCTTGATTCAGGCTCCTCTCCCTTCGGACATGGACGCGATCCAGATTGTACGAGCACTTCCCCCAGAAAAAGACGTGGATGGATTTCACCCGATTAACATGGGAAAGCTCCTTTTAGGTGATCCAAGTGGTTTCCGGCCCTGCACACCAGCAGGGATCATAGAGCTTTTAAGCTTCTATCAGGTCGACACTTGCGGCGCCGACGTCGTAATCCTGGGACGGGGAAATATTGTGGGCAAACCCCTCGCAGCGCTTCTCATGCAGAAAGGGCCTAAAGCCAACGCAACGGTCACAGTGGTGCATTCCTCAAGCCGGGATATCCCTGAACACACACGACGAGCCGACATTGTTGTCTGCGCCCTCGGAAAGCCAGCTTTTTTACGTGGCGATATGATCAAGCCGGGTGCAGTCGTTGTCGATGTGGGAGTCAGCCGGGTCATAGATCCCACGAACCCGAGGGGATATCGGCTGATAGGAGATGTCGATGTGGAAAGCGTGTCCCAGGTCGCAGGGAAGTTAACGCCGAATCCCGGAGGGGTGGGACCCATGACGATTGCAATGCTTTTAGCCAACACCGTGGATGCTGCGGAACGGCTGACCTTCAATGCAAGCTAG
- a CDS encoding YqjF family protein has product MTELSTPFLLARWENLLLFNFEVPPQSLEPYLPQGVELDLFEGRAYLSLVGFHFRLVRVAGFLPTPLLPAFDELNVRFYAKGRIEGRWVRAVVFIRELAPVWWAVFLGNLLYREHYAWAHLSHLVEKYPHRKVWRLAYRWRFQGKGGSMDAELDLDPVIPPAGSLEEFLSRRFYAFTQGPKGETRTFRVEHQPWRMWPARTATLRQDGSPVFGRDLGALRLPEPSNIFAMDGSLVRVSRSSRLSLD; this is encoded by the coding sequence ATGACGGAACTTTCTACCCCATTCCTTTTAGCGCGTTGGGAAAATCTTCTCCTTTTCAACTTCGAAGTGCCTCCTCAATCGCTGGAACCCTATCTTCCCCAGGGTGTGGAACTGGATCTTTTCGAGGGTCGCGCCTATCTTAGCCTCGTGGGGTTCCATTTCCGGCTGGTGCGGGTTGCAGGCTTTCTTCCGACACCTCTCCTTCCCGCGTTCGATGAGCTCAACGTACGTTTCTACGCAAAAGGAAGAATAGAAGGACGATGGGTTCGAGCTGTCGTTTTCATTCGGGAACTGGCCCCGGTTTGGTGGGCGGTTTTCCTGGGTAACCTTTTGTACCGAGAACATTACGCTTGGGCTCACTTGTCGCATCTTGTGGAAAAATATCCCCATCGGAAGGTGTGGCGGTTGGCCTATCGATGGAGATTTCAAGGAAAGGGCGGGAGCATGGACGCAGAATTGGACCTCGATCCGGTGATTCCTCCCGCGGGATCCCTAGAAGAATTTCTTAGCCGGCGATTCTATGCCTTTACGCAGGGCCCAAAAGGAGAGACCCGTACGTTCCGAGTAGAGCACCAACCTTGGAGGATGTGGCCGGCCAGAACTGCTACGCTTCGACAAGATGGGAGCCCCGTTTTCGGCCGGGACCTTGGAGCCCTTCGGCTTCCCGAACCCTCCAATATCTTTGCCATGGACGGGTCTCTCGTCCGCGTATCCCGGTCGAGCCGTCTCTCCCTCGACTAA
- a CDS encoding efflux RND transporter permease subunit, which yields MIRKTIEICMDHPGVVLAGVGLLLLLAAKALVELPIDAVPDITPVQVQVNVYAPSLAPEEVEQLVTMPLEQQLSGVPNVESMRSLSRFGLSQVTLVFREGTDVYRSRQLVSERLVGIGQQLPEGTELTLGPLSGGLGEIFYYVLRKGGGGGEQRVDGLMQLRLLQEFMVRPFLRETPGIADVNTSGGYEKQVLVMPDPGKLLGAGISVRELVDVVGKNVANAGGGVVRRGGEGLYVRSVGRVLRTSELEQIRWLPVKWAGKKDRPIVVGDVAGVGIGWKERLGAATENGTEAVLGTALMLLGENSREVAQRVKQKVTEIQQRLPPGVEIRGVYDRSEVVDRTIATVERNLAEGALLVSAVLVLLLGHGTGAVLVVTVLVLAFLFALVGMRYLGISGNLMSLGAIDFGLLVDGAVVLVENSVRRLAEVQQTQQVPLSHAERRRMILEATSEVAPSIFFGILIITVVYFPVLALGGIEGKMFRPMAFTVILALSGAIILTATYVPVGALLFLRRGKADSDTWPIRILRRAYEPVLGFALHKGIWVVAGALLLGAGALWLLPRLGAEFVPRLDEGSFVLMVYKTKTISLDESLELEQKAERVLLAHVPEVDHVFSRIGTSDIATDPMLPNESDLYIMLKPRSSWRRENGNIITKDRLSEIVKEEIQQRVPGLTFLVGQPIEDRFNEILQGLRADVVVKIFGEDYDVLQALGEKVAKLLKRVPGIRDAEISMMGRNPVLEFVPNRKAMMEYGVQLGDLNEAISVGLGGRQVGTLLEGFFRVPMVVRLSERDREDVEKVLDLPIRTPQGGLIPLRELGSFRVVQRVRSIWRERLRRVFPVLVNLSTRDVGGVVREAQKVLERDIRLPAGYVIEFGGEFRYLQETQARLRVLVPVTLLVVFLLTVLALGSVRQALMVFMGVPFGAIGGVFSLAAAGVPFSVSAAVGFIAVSGVAVLAGLVLISFFNELRKEGLPLSQAIWLGCRLRLRPIVMTATVASLGFLPMALASGMGSEVQKPLATVVIGGIVSSTALSLLLLPVFYQWVESLSERWLTKKGVQPSRPQEGPGKRMKDASVVAATDARDNPSVGRR from the coding sequence ATGATTCGGAAGACGATCGAAATCTGCATGGACCATCCAGGAGTGGTACTTGCAGGTGTGGGTCTTCTTTTACTCTTAGCGGCCAAAGCCCTGGTCGAGCTTCCCATTGATGCAGTCCCCGACATCACGCCTGTCCAGGTTCAGGTCAACGTCTACGCTCCTTCCTTAGCTCCCGAGGAGGTGGAACAGCTCGTCACGATGCCCTTGGAACAGCAGCTTAGTGGTGTGCCGAATGTGGAGAGTATGAGGTCATTATCGCGATTTGGATTATCGCAGGTGACGCTAGTCTTTCGCGAAGGCACTGATGTGTATCGGAGCCGGCAGCTCGTATCGGAAAGATTAGTGGGGATTGGGCAGCAGCTGCCGGAAGGAACAGAGTTGACCTTAGGGCCGCTGAGTGGCGGGCTAGGGGAGATTTTTTACTATGTGCTGCGGAAAGGAGGAGGAGGTGGGGAGCAGCGGGTGGATGGACTTATGCAGCTTCGGTTGCTCCAGGAGTTTATGGTTCGGCCGTTTTTGCGTGAGACGCCCGGAATTGCGGATGTCAATACCAGTGGAGGATATGAGAAGCAGGTGCTGGTCATGCCGGACCCCGGGAAATTGTTGGGGGCGGGGATAAGCGTGCGGGAGCTAGTAGACGTGGTGGGCAAAAATGTGGCCAATGCGGGGGGCGGGGTCGTTAGGCGAGGAGGAGAGGGGTTATATGTGAGGTCCGTAGGCCGTGTGCTGCGGACGAGCGAGCTCGAACAAATCCGCTGGTTGCCCGTAAAGTGGGCAGGAAAAAAGGATCGACCGATCGTGGTGGGCGATGTTGCGGGGGTCGGAATAGGGTGGAAGGAGCGGCTGGGAGCGGCAACGGAAAACGGGACAGAAGCCGTCTTGGGAACGGCTTTGATGCTCCTTGGGGAGAATAGTCGTGAGGTGGCCCAGCGGGTGAAGCAAAAGGTTACCGAGATTCAACAGAGACTGCCTCCCGGGGTGGAGATTCGTGGGGTTTATGATCGGTCAGAAGTGGTTGATCGTACCATTGCTACCGTGGAGCGGAATCTGGCGGAGGGAGCGCTACTTGTGTCCGCTGTGCTTGTACTGCTCTTAGGGCATGGAACCGGAGCAGTTTTGGTAGTGACTGTCTTGGTGCTTGCTTTTCTCTTTGCTTTGGTAGGGATGAGGTATTTGGGGATCTCGGGCAATTTGATGAGCTTGGGAGCAATCGATTTTGGGCTCTTGGTCGACGGAGCCGTGGTTTTGGTCGAGAACTCGGTTCGGAGGCTTGCAGAGGTTCAGCAAACACAGCAGGTGCCGTTGAGTCATGCCGAACGACGAAGAATGATTCTCGAAGCTACGAGCGAAGTTGCACCCTCGATCTTTTTCGGGATCCTCATCATCACCGTGGTTTACTTTCCCGTTCTTGCTCTCGGAGGGATTGAAGGAAAAATGTTTCGGCCCATGGCCTTTACCGTTATTTTGGCTTTGTCCGGTGCTATCATTCTGACCGCAACCTATGTTCCGGTGGGAGCACTTCTGTTTTTGCGGCGAGGCAAAGCCGATTCGGATACTTGGCCTATACGGATCCTGCGGAGAGCCTATGAGCCGGTTCTCGGCTTTGCCCTTCACAAGGGAATCTGGGTAGTCGCTGGTGCGCTTCTTCTGGGTGCCGGAGCCCTCTGGCTATTGCCACGATTAGGCGCGGAGTTTGTGCCTCGATTGGATGAAGGCTCTTTTGTTCTTATGGTGTACAAGACAAAGACAATCAGCCTGGATGAATCCCTTGAGTTAGAACAGAAGGCTGAGCGGGTGCTCCTCGCTCACGTACCGGAGGTAGATCATGTTTTTTCAAGAATTGGAACTTCGGATATTGCTACGGATCCCATGCTGCCCAATGAAAGTGACCTCTATATCATGCTAAAACCAAGGAGCTCTTGGCGCAGAGAGAATGGTAATATCATTACGAAAGATCGGCTGTCCGAAATTGTTAAAGAGGAAATTCAACAAAGGGTTCCTGGACTAACTTTTCTTGTTGGCCAACCGATTGAGGATCGATTCAACGAGATTCTGCAAGGGCTGCGAGCAGATGTGGTGGTTAAGATTTTTGGCGAGGATTATGATGTTTTGCAGGCGCTGGGAGAAAAGGTTGCAAAACTGCTAAAGAGGGTTCCCGGTATTCGGGATGCAGAGATCAGTATGATGGGACGGAATCCGGTGTTGGAGTTCGTGCCCAATCGCAAAGCTATGATGGAATATGGGGTGCAGCTAGGGGATCTTAACGAAGCGATCTCGGTGGGCTTGGGCGGAAGGCAGGTAGGAACGCTTCTGGAGGGTTTTTTTCGGGTGCCGATGGTTGTCCGTCTTTCGGAAAGGGATCGTGAGGATGTGGAGAAAGTGCTAGATCTTCCCATTCGGACACCCCAGGGGGGGCTGATCCCCCTGCGCGAACTCGGTTCGTTTCGAGTCGTTCAGCGGGTGCGATCGATTTGGCGGGAGCGATTGAGGCGGGTGTTTCCTGTCCTAGTGAATCTTTCGACACGGGATGTAGGAGGGGTAGTACGGGAGGCTCAGAAGGTTCTGGAACGCGACATCCGGTTGCCTGCGGGGTACGTGATCGAGTTTGGGGGAGAGTTTCGTTATTTGCAGGAGACCCAAGCCAGGCTGCGGGTTTTGGTTCCGGTGACGTTGCTAGTGGTTTTTCTTTTGACCGTTCTGGCCTTGGGTTCTGTTCGCCAAGCATTAATGGTATTTATGGGTGTTCCGTTCGGGGCGATTGGCGGGGTCTTTTCGCTGGCGGCCGCCGGAGTTCCTTTTAGCGTGTCGGCGGCGGTCGGGTTTATTGCTGTTTCGGGGGTTGCTGTTTTGGCTGGCCTCGTTTTGATCTCCTTTTTCAATGAGCTGCGCAAAGAAGGGTTGCCATTATCTCAAGCCATTTGGCTAGGATGTCGTTTGAGGCTTCGGCCTATTGTGATGACGGCGACGGTAGCAAGCTTGGGGTTTCTTCCGATGGCTCTGGCCAGCGGAATGGGTTCGGAGGTCCAGAAACCCTTAGCGACGGTGGTGATTGGAGGGATTGTTAGTTCAACAGCTCTTAGCCTTTTGCTGCTGCCGGTGTTTTATCAATGGGTCGAAAGCCTTTCTGAGCGTTGGCTCACCAAAAAAGGTGTGCAACCGAGTAGACCTCAAGAGGGTCCTGGAAAAAGAATGAAGGACGCTTCCGTTGTGGCAGCCACGGACGCTAGGGACAATCCATCAGTCGGGAGGAGGTAG